The following are from one region of the Actinomycetota bacterium genome:
- a CDS encoding type II toxin-antitoxin system PemK/MazF family toxin yields MPTHVEVRPPHGGLRDVSFAMCEQVRSLSAERLGARPFGSVPSAVLRSVEDRLRLLPEL; encoded by the coding sequence ATCCCAACCCACGTCGAGGTTCGCCCACCGCACGGAGGGTTGCGCGACGTCAGCTTCGCCATGTGCGAGCAGGTCCGCTCGCTGTCTGCCGAGCGGCTCGGCGCCCGTCCGTTCGGGAGCGTGCCATCGGCCGTGCTGCGTTCGGTGGAGGATCGGCTGCGGCTCCTGCCCGAACTCTGA
- a CDS encoding toxin-antitoxin system protein, whose translation MQKVLERAVENDRREQFYAEFNGAFERLRADPVAWEEELAERAELEGTLADGLDDL comes from the coding sequence TTGCAGAAGGTGCTCGAGCGGGCCGTCGAGAACGACCGTCGCGAGCAGTTCTATGCCGAGTTCAATGGCGCCTTTGAGCGGCTCCGTGCGGACCCGGTCGCGTGGGAGGAGGAGCTCGCCGAGCGGGCAGAGCTGGAAGGAACGCTCGCTGACGGGCTCGATGATCTGTGA
- a CDS encoding DNA-formamidopyrimidine glycosylase family protein, whose amino-acid sequence MPEGDTVFLAATRMHTALAGQRLVATDFRVPRLATADLSGQVVREVAARGKHLLLRTDAGTTLHTHFKMEGAWHLYRPRERWRGPDFQVRAVLRTEPWVAVGFRLAVCELLPTASEHEVVGHLGPDVLGPDWDPGEALRRLRADPDRAIGTALLDQRAIAGPGNIYKSEVCFLRGVDPWTPVGQVEDLDGMVDLLKRLMEANRTTGSQITTGDTRPGRTHWVAARTGKPCRRCGTPIRKADQPSYDGERVTYWCPTCQPKWTLVQTDQ is encoded by the coding sequence ATGCCCGAGGGGGACACGGTCTTCCTGGCCGCCACCCGCATGCACACCGCCCTGGCCGGCCAGCGCCTGGTCGCCACCGACTTCCGCGTGCCCCGCTTGGCCACCGCCGACCTGAGCGGCCAGGTCGTCCGCGAGGTCGCCGCCCGGGGCAAGCACCTGTTGCTGCGCACCGACGCCGGCACCACCCTGCACACCCACTTCAAGATGGAGGGCGCCTGGCACCTGTACCGCCCCCGGGAGCGCTGGCGCGGCCCCGACTTCCAGGTCCGGGCCGTCCTCCGCACCGAGCCGTGGGTCGCGGTCGGGTTCCGCCTGGCCGTCTGCGAGCTGCTCCCCACCGCCAGCGAGCACGAGGTCGTCGGCCACCTCGGCCCCGACGTTCTCGGCCCCGACTGGGACCCGGGCGAGGCCCTGCGCCGCCTCCGCGCCGACCCTGACCGGGCTATCGGCACCGCCCTGCTCGACCAGCGCGCCATCGCCGGCCCCGGCAACATCTACAAGTCCGAGGTCTGCTTCCTCCGCGGCGTCGACCCCTGGACCCCGGTCGGCCAGGTCGAGGACCTGGACGGCATGGTCGACCTCCTCAAGCGTCTGATGGAGGCCAACCGCACCACCGGCAGCCAGATCACCACCGGCGACACCCGCCCCGGCCGCACCCACTGGGTCGCCGCCCGCACCGGCAAGCCCTGCCGCCGCTGCGGCACCCCCATCCGCAAGGCCGACCAGCCCAGCTACGACGGCGAACGGGTCACCTACTGGTGCCCCACCTGCCAGCCGAAGTGGACTCTGGTGCAGACTGATCAGTAG